A genome region from Dolichospermum compactum NIES-806 includes the following:
- a CDS encoding peroxiredoxin: MTLRLGDTVPNFTQASTHGEIDFYTWAGDSWVVLFSHPADFTPVCTTELGTVAKLKPEFDKRNVKAIALSVDDVESHKGWVGDIEETQSTTLNYPILADPDRKVSELYDMIHPNAAATVTVRSVFVIDNNKKLRLSFTYPPSTGRNFDEILRVIDSLQLTDNYSVATPADWKDGEDVVIVPSLKDPEVLKAKFPKGYEEIKPYLRMTPQPNK; this comes from the coding sequence ATGACTCTTCGTCTTGGTGATACAGTACCTAACTTTACTCAAGCCTCTACTCATGGAGAAATTGACTTTTACACCTGGGCTGGTGATAGCTGGGTGGTACTATTTTCTCATCCTGCTGACTTTACACCAGTTTGCACCACCGAATTAGGAACTGTTGCCAAACTGAAACCAGAATTTGACAAACGCAATGTGAAAGCGATCGCTCTCAGCGTTGATGATGTAGAATCCCACAAGGGCTGGGTGGGTGATATTGAAGAAACCCAAAGTACCACTCTCAATTACCCAATTTTGGCAGATCCAGATCGTAAGGTTTCTGAACTTTATGATATGATTCACCCCAACGCAGCGGCGACTGTCACCGTGCGTTCTGTGTTTGTAATTGACAACAACAAAAAACTCCGTCTTTCTTTCACCTATCCTCCCAGCACTGGCCGCAATTTTGATGAAATCTTGCGCGTCATTGATTCTCTGCAATTAACTGATAATTACAGTGTTGCTACTCCCGCAGACTGGAAAGATGGTGAAGATGTGGTGATTGTCCCATCTTTGAAAGATCCTGAAGTCCTCAAAGCCAAGTTTCCTAAAGGTTATGAAGAAATTAAACCTTATTTGCGGATGACTCCTCAACCTAACAAGTAG
- a CDS encoding chlorophyll a/b-binding protein: MGNATKAANTPVATDRNGWRWGFTSEAEIWNGRLAMIGFSAAALIELFSGKGFLHFWGIL; this comes from the coding sequence ATGGGTAACGCAACAAAAGCAGCTAACACACCTGTAGCTACAGATCGTAACGGTTGGCGCTGGGGTTTTACATCTGAAGCAGAAATCTGGAATGGCCGTTTAGCAATGATTGGGTTTTCAGCAGCAGCTTTGATTGAACTATTTTCTGGTAAAGGCTTTCTCCACTTCTGGGGTATTCTTTAA
- a CDS encoding biliverdin-producing heme oxygenase gives MSSNLASKLRVGTKKAHTMAENVGFVKCFLKGVVEKNSYRKLVANFYFIYSAMEEEMEKHKHHPILSKIYFPELNRKHTLEQDLHYYYGYNWREQIKLSAAGGEYVNRIREISATEPELLIAHSYTRYLGDLSGGQILKGIAQTAMKLGEGEGTAFYEFADITDEKAFKAKYRANLDAMPIDDSTGDRITEEANAAFGVNMKMFQELEGNLIKAIGIMVYNAMTRKRTKGSTELVTAE, from the coding sequence ATGAGCAGCAATTTAGCAAGCAAATTACGTGTAGGGACGAAGAAAGCACACACCATGGCAGAAAATGTGGGTTTTGTCAAGTGTTTTTTAAAGGGAGTTGTGGAGAAAAACTCTTACCGCAAGTTGGTTGCTAACTTTTACTTCATTTACTCCGCTATGGAAGAGGAAATGGAGAAGCATAAGCATCACCCCATCTTAAGCAAAATTTACTTTCCTGAACTGAACCGCAAGCATACCTTGGAGCAAGACCTTCATTACTACTATGGTTACAATTGGCGAGAGCAAATCAAATTATCTGCTGCGGGTGGGGAGTATGTAAACCGGATTCGGGAAATTTCGGCGACTGAACCAGAATTATTAATAGCTCACTCCTATACCCGTTATCTAGGTGATTTATCAGGGGGACAAATCCTCAAAGGTATTGCCCAAACAGCAATGAAGCTGGGTGAAGGTGAAGGAACTGCTTTCTATGAGTTTGCAGATATTACCGATGAAAAGGCATTTAAGGCTAAGTATCGAGCCAATTTAGATGCTATGCCTATTGATGATTCTACAGGCGATCGTATTACCGAAGAAGCAAATGCCGCTTTTGGTGTGAACATGAAAATGTTCCAAGAGTTGGAAGGCAATTTGATTAAAGCGATCGGCATCATGGTTTATAATGCCATGACCCGGAAACGGACAAAAGGTAGCACTGAATTGGTAACTGCGGAATAA
- a CDS encoding S-layer homology domain-containing protein, which translates to MFSRNYPAVFLSFAVLLSLTACTNSPSAKNLEQSLAADPQLQNNPVPFGNPQSQQTTPNPNTSTIKLPTDFPADIPIYPNAQLEEIIPANSENKTSIRWQSADPSNIITSFYRQQFQAKNWQIVQQPQDDVDGTFSAKRNDILINVTIQPQTVTKAEPNQPQTATKLVIEYSSNSQVTATNPVTPSDNPEFIGPVLPKTDNTNVVTQPTSKPETLTAQEFTDIQKAPPEWRLHIQDLAALGVLSIEPKTNEFLPDKIITRREYARWLVAANNAMYANNPAKQIRLASSSTQPAFSDILTKDPDFPVIQGLAETGLIPSALSGDATAVLFRPDAPLTREQLILWKVPLDTRQALPAANLEAVKQTWGFQDAGGIEPKALKAVLADFQNAEQSNIRRVFGYTTLFQPKKPVTRAEASSALWYFGTQGEGISAAEALKLKR; encoded by the coding sequence GTGTTTTCCCGTAACTACCCTGCTGTATTCCTGAGTTTTGCTGTTTTACTATCCTTAACCGCCTGTACCAACAGTCCATCTGCCAAAAACCTAGAACAATCATTAGCGGCTGACCCTCAGTTGCAAAATAATCCTGTTCCCTTTGGCAACCCTCAGAGTCAGCAAACAACACCAAACCCCAACACATCAACAATTAAATTACCGACTGATTTTCCCGCAGATATACCCATTTACCCCAACGCCCAACTAGAGGAAATTATACCAGCTAATTCCGAAAATAAAACATCAATTCGTTGGCAAAGTGCAGATCCTAGTAATATAATCACCAGCTTTTACCGCCAGCAATTTCAGGCTAAAAACTGGCAAATTGTGCAACAGCCTCAAGATGATGTAGATGGAACTTTTTCCGCCAAACGCAATGATATACTCATCAATGTCACAATTCAACCACAAACCGTTACCAAAGCTGAACCCAATCAACCGCAAACAGCCACTAAATTAGTAATTGAATATTCATCTAATTCTCAAGTTACAGCTACTAACCCAGTTACCCCTTCAGATAATCCAGAATTTATAGGTCCAGTATTACCTAAAACTGATAATACTAACGTAGTCACCCAACCAACTAGCAAACCTGAGACTTTAACAGCACAGGAATTTACGGATATTCAGAAAGCACCTCCAGAATGGCGATTGCATATTCAAGATTTAGCAGCATTAGGGGTTTTATCCATCGAACCGAAAACCAACGAATTTCTCCCTGATAAAATTATCACCCGTCGAGAATATGCTCGCTGGTTAGTTGCAGCTAATAATGCCATGTATGCTAACAATCCCGCTAAACAAATTCGGTTAGCATCCTCCAGCACTCAACCAGCTTTTAGCGATATCTTAACCAAAGATCCCGATTTTCCAGTCATTCAAGGATTAGCCGAAACTGGTTTAATTCCCAGTGCTTTATCTGGAGATGCCACAGCGGTTTTATTCCGTCCTGATGCACCCTTGACACGAGAACAATTAATCCTCTGGAAAGTTCCTTTAGATACTCGCCAAGCCTTACCCGCTGCCAATTTAGAAGCCGTTAAACAAACTTGGGGGTTTCAAGATGCAGGTGGTATTGAACCGAAAGCATTAAAAGCAGTTTTGGCTGATTTCCAGAACGCTGAACAATCAAATATTCGCCGAGTTTTTGGCTATACAACCTTATTTCAACCCAAAAAACCTGTAACTCGTGCTGAAGCTAGTTCAGCTTTATGGTATTTCGGTACTCAAGGTGAGGGAATATCAGCAGCGGAGGCTTTAAAGCTGAAAAGGTGA
- a CDS encoding cation diffusion facilitator family transporter: MTQDHHHHHHEHGHHHHSHTPATFSRAFAIGTALNIGFVIVEATYGYLAHSLALFADAGHNLSDVLGLLLAWGASSLARRPPSHRYTYGLRASSILAALANAVVLLLSMGAIAWEAIRRFHDSAPVSGGTIIGVALVGIIINTATALMFMSGRKSDLNIRGAFLHMAADALVSLGVVVAGIAILFTHWLWLDPLVSLVLVGVVVIGTWHLLRDAVNLALDGVPAGIEPRAVKNYLIECPGVAKIHDLHIWAMSTTETALTVHLVMPGGYPGDAFLWEVSQELEHHFGIKHSTIQVETGDSAYPCALEPDHVV, encoded by the coding sequence ATGACACAGGACCACCATCATCATCATCACGAACATGGACACCATCATCACAGTCACACTCCAGCAACATTTAGTCGGGCTTTTGCGATTGGGACAGCACTAAATATAGGATTTGTCATCGTGGAAGCCACCTATGGCTACCTAGCACATTCCTTGGCTTTGTTTGCTGATGCGGGTCATAACCTGAGTGATGTATTAGGACTTCTCCTAGCCTGGGGTGCAAGTTCCCTTGCCCGTCGTCCTCCCAGTCACCGCTATACCTATGGACTGCGTGCCTCCTCAATTTTAGCAGCTTTAGCCAATGCCGTAGTTTTACTTTTGTCTATGGGGGCGATCGCTTGGGAAGCCATTCGTCGTTTTCATGATTCTGCACCAGTATCAGGAGGAACAATTATTGGTGTTGCCCTAGTCGGCATTATCATTAATACTGCTACTGCACTTATGTTTATGTCAGGACGCAAAAGCGACTTAAACATCCGGGGCGCATTTTTACACATGGCTGCCGATGCCCTAGTATCCTTGGGAGTTGTGGTAGCCGGAATTGCGATTTTATTCACCCATTGGCTATGGCTTGACCCATTAGTTAGCTTAGTCCTTGTGGGAGTTGTTGTGATCGGTACGTGGCACTTACTCAGAGACGCTGTAAATTTAGCACTTGATGGCGTACCAGCAGGAATTGAACCCCGTGCCGTGAAAAATTACTTAATTGAATGTCCTGGAGTGGCGAAAATCCACGATCTTCATATCTGGGCTATGAGTACAACAGAAACCGCACTCACAGTTCATTTAGTCATGCCAGGAGGTTATCCTGGTGATGCTTTCTTATGGGAAGTTTCTCAGGAACTCGAACACCATTTCGGTATCAAACACTCTACTATTCAGGTAGAAACAGGGGATTCAGCTTATCCCTGCGCCTTAGAACCAGATCACGTTGTGTGA
- a CDS encoding peptidoglycan-binding domain-containing protein: MWCGLNKSRVTIALTCIVAASVVSPDMTFAARQRNYKPDEFRSVLRGLGYNVKVTKDPLTDEETKKAITQFQTGYKLKVDGKAGPQTQDQAAMIVQILQANLNTVLKPKTLLPRDQFYSPQLEELVKEYQKKHQLSETGIADLQLRQKINEEVKTIITKPVTKPEQTAKPTAKPTTKPTAKPTTKPTVKPTTKPTVKPTTTATPTATPTATPTATPTPTPTPTPTPTPTPTPTPTPTPTP, from the coding sequence ATGTGGTGTGGTTTAAACAAGTCTAGAGTAACTATAGCTTTAACCTGTATTGTAGCAGCAAGTGTTGTATCCCCAGATATGACTTTTGCCGCTCGTCAGCGCAACTATAAGCCCGATGAATTCCGATCTGTATTACGTGGATTGGGTTATAACGTTAAGGTTACAAAAGATCCTCTGACTGATGAGGAAACTAAAAAGGCTATCACTCAATTTCAAACCGGCTACAAGTTAAAGGTGGATGGGAAAGCAGGTCCCCAAACCCAAGATCAAGCTGCTATGATTGTGCAAATTTTGCAAGCTAATTTAAATACTGTACTTAAACCAAAAACTCTACTTCCTCGTGATCAATTCTACAGTCCCCAGTTAGAAGAGTTGGTAAAGGAGTACCAGAAAAAACATCAACTCTCAGAAACTGGGATTGCTGATTTACAACTTCGTCAAAAAATAAATGAAGAAGTTAAAACTATCATTACCAAACCAGTAACTAAACCCGAACAAACAGCTAAACCAACAGCTAAACCAACGACTAAACCAACAGCTAAACCAACGACTAAACCAACAGTTAAACCAACGACTAAACCAACAGTTAAACCAACGACTACAGCTACACCTACAGCTACTCCAACGGCTACTCCAACGGCTACACCTACACCTACACCTACACCTACACCTACACCTACACCTACACCTACACCTACACCTACACCTACACCTACACCGTAA
- a CDS encoding AAA family ATPase, giving the protein MTDQVEINKGHTQSNQQPQSIKIRNLKIRNFKGLDDIELDFPVPQLKGDPDIIVMGSRNGLGKTSVLESCALLFLAAFQDKISLNRFLSPGISINIPDLLIRGGEEDANISGDFFVDHQKFSVNLQISRTGNFKTNTDTSAFKQVLTQKHFQLFYTSDNIERFFYSLVGLSPEPVLLPHFIYFHSYRKIQEGGLELGMMVEDKSYRRLKRVRAELPISTFKLEILRSLMSRGGLFENIDDTESEKVIETLNELMSRYASGTIEKLRPSPDNTIEFRITPTNGSASFTFDGLSSGQKEIISTLFLIWKYTARYPGIVLIDEPELHLNAEWHRRFIHHLYQLAPNNQYIIATHSEDIFASVESDRRILLSSGED; this is encoded by the coding sequence ATGACTGATCAAGTAGAAATTAATAAAGGTCACACTCAATCTAATCAGCAACCTCAATCTATTAAGATTAGAAACTTAAAAATCAGAAATTTTAAGGGATTAGATGATATTGAACTTGATTTTCCAGTTCCACAGCTAAAAGGTGATCCAGATATCATCGTTATGGGTAGTCGTAATGGACTAGGTAAAACATCAGTATTAGAGTCTTGTGCATTACTATTTTTAGCGGCATTTCAAGATAAAATATCTTTGAATAGATTTCTTTCCCCTGGTATTTCTATTAATATTCCTGACCTCTTAATTAGAGGGGGTGAAGAAGATGCAAATATTAGTGGTGACTTTTTTGTTGATCATCAAAAATTCAGCGTAAATTTACAAATTTCTCGTACTGGCAATTTCAAAACTAATACTGATACTTCAGCATTTAAACAAGTCTTAACTCAAAAACATTTTCAGTTATTTTATACGAGTGATAATATCGAAAGATTCTTTTATTCGTTAGTAGGTTTGAGTCCAGAACCAGTTCTACTTCCACATTTTATTTATTTTCATAGCTATAGAAAAATTCAGGAAGGTGGTCTAGAACTAGGAATGATGGTTGAAGATAAGTCATATAGAAGATTAAAAAGAGTCAGAGCAGAGCTTCCTATCAGCACATTTAAACTGGAAATTTTGCGTTCATTAATGAGTCGAGGTGGTCTCTTTGAAAATATAGACGATACTGAATCGGAGAAAGTTATAGAAACATTAAATGAATTAATGAGCCGATACGCATCTGGTACTATTGAAAAGTTACGTCCATCACCAGATAATACTATTGAGTTTAGAATTACGCCAACAAATGGTAGTGCATCTTTTACTTTTGATGGATTAAGTTCTGGACAAAAAGAGATAATATCAACTCTTTTTCTGATTTGGAAATATACCGCTCGTTATCCGGGAATAGTTCTGATTGATGAACCTGAATTACATCTTAATGCAGAATGGCATCGCCGATTTATTCATCATTTATATCAACTTGCACCAAACAACCAATATATTATTGCTACTCATTCTGAGGATATTTTTGCTTCTGTAGAATCTGATAGACGTATCCTCCTATCATCTGGTGAAGATTGA
- a CDS encoding PAP/fibrillin family protein has protein sequence MNNQILKEKLQATIKRNQAKSDGSPITNLKLDQTLVAEIEQLTAELESLNPHPQPLIHATALLEGVWQLQYSTAREIRSLDSLPLGLQIGKVYQVINIADKLFFNIAQVQHPLKIISGYVKVTASFKPAINPSGLADKRINVDFDKRYLAIEKIVGINTPKLNPFKVVAANNPQGRIATLDITYLDETLRIGRGGDESLFILHKVNDLANLDFTKI, from the coding sequence ATGAATAATCAAATTTTGAAAGAGAAATTACAAGCAACAATCAAGAGAAATCAAGCTAAAAGTGATGGTTCTCCTATTACTAATTTAAAGCTTGATCAAACTTTAGTCGCAGAAATTGAACAATTAACAGCCGAATTAGAAAGTCTCAATCCTCACCCTCAACCTCTCATTCATGCTACAGCTTTATTAGAAGGTGTTTGGCAATTACAATATTCCACAGCCAGAGAAATCCGTTCTTTAGACTCTCTACCATTGGGATTACAAATAGGTAAAGTTTATCAAGTAATTAATATTGCCGATAAACTATTTTTTAATATAGCGCAAGTGCAACATCCTCTGAAAATCATATCAGGATATGTGAAAGTAACAGCTAGTTTTAAACCTGCTATAAATCCATCAGGTTTAGCAGATAAACGCATCAATGTTGATTTTGATAAGCGTTACTTAGCCATTGAAAAAATAGTAGGTATTAACACCCCTAAATTAAATCCATTTAAAGTTGTAGCAGCTAATAATCCTCAAGGGAGAATTGCGACTCTTGATATTACCTACTTAGATGAAACTTTAAGAATTGGTCGTGGAGGAGATGAAAGTTTATTTATTCTCCATAAAGTTAATGATTTAGCTAACTTAGATTTCACAAAGATATAG
- the glmM gene encoding phosphoglucosamine mutase — protein MVSSMARTQGYISEVENSWMLNSILIPTNPLFGTDGIRGKVGDLLNAPLALQVGFWAGVVLRNYVTVPGPIILGQDSRNSSDMLAMALSAGLTAAGLEVWYLGLCPTPCVAYLASITDAIGGIMISASHNPPEDNGIKIFDAEGGKLSKALQGEIEAGLRGQLSPDLSINNCGRHYSRPELIKTYSQSIQTPLASGLTLEGMKIVLDLAWGAAVGLAPAVFTEMGAEVICLHNQADGDRINVNCGSTHLDILQAAVKEHQADMGFAFDGDADRVLAVDNTGRSVNGDYILYLWGRHLQQRQQLPDNLIVSTVMANLGFERAWQQLGGKLIRTAVGDQYVHAEMRKTGGMLGGEQSGHILCSHYAMTGDGLLTALHIAAVVKAANLSLGEMVDQSFQTYPQILRNVRVLDRERRLGWETCQPVQQAIAIAEVAMGDHGRILVRASGTEPVIRVMVEAANAELVHHLTNELVAKVEEHLT, from the coding sequence ATGGTTTCATCAATGGCTCGGACTCAAGGCTATATTTCCGAAGTTGAAAATAGTTGGATGTTAAATTCCATACTAATACCAACCAACCCTTTATTCGGTACAGATGGCATTCGTGGCAAGGTGGGAGACTTGCTGAATGCACCTTTGGCTTTACAAGTAGGTTTTTGGGCGGGAGTTGTTCTCCGTAATTATGTCACTGTTCCCGGTCCAATTATTCTGGGACAAGATTCCCGAAATTCCAGTGATATGTTAGCAATGGCTTTGAGCGCCGGTTTAACTGCTGCTGGTTTGGAAGTGTGGTATTTGGGATTATGTCCTACACCTTGTGTAGCCTATCTGGCCAGCATCACCGATGCCATTGGGGGAATCATGATTTCCGCCAGCCACAATCCTCCAGAAGACAATGGAATTAAAATCTTTGATGCCGAGGGTGGTAAGTTATCTAAAGCCCTACAAGGCGAAATTGAGGCGGGATTACGAGGTCAATTATCCCCCGATTTGAGCATAAATAATTGCGGTAGACATTATTCCCGACCTGAGTTAATCAAAACATATAGCCAGTCTATCCAAACACCTTTAGCATCTGGACTGACTCTCGAAGGCATGAAGATTGTTTTAGATTTAGCTTGGGGTGCGGCGGTAGGTTTAGCACCTGCGGTATTTACAGAAATGGGTGCGGAGGTTATTTGTTTACATAATCAGGCAGATGGCGATCGCATTAATGTCAATTGCGGTTCTACACATTTAGATATTCTCCAAGCCGCCGTCAAGGAACATCAAGCCGATATGGGTTTTGCTTTTGATGGCGATGCAGATCGGGTTTTAGCTGTGGATAATACGGGTAGATCAGTTAATGGCGATTATATTCTTTACTTGTGGGGTCGCCATTTACAACAAAGGCAACAATTACCAGATAACCTGATAGTTTCTACTGTTATGGCTAATTTAGGCTTTGAAAGAGCTTGGCAACAATTAGGCGGTAAATTAATTCGTACCGCTGTCGGTGATCAATATGTCCATGCTGAAATGCGGAAAACTGGGGGAATGTTAGGAGGAGAACAGTCAGGACATATCCTTTGCAGTCATTATGCGATGACTGGAGATGGCTTATTAACAGCTTTACATATTGCTGCTGTGGTGAAAGCGGCTAATCTCTCCTTGGGAGAAATGGTAGATCAAAGTTTCCAAACCTATCCGCAAATATTACGGAATGTGCGAGTATTAGATCGGGAGCGGCGATTAGGATGGGAAACTTGTCAACCAGTCCAACAAGCGATCGCTATTGCCGAAGTCGCAATGGGTGATCATGGTAGAATCTTGGTGCGAGCTTCGGGAACAGAACCCGTAATTAGAGTTATGGTAGAAGCCGCAAATGCTGAACTTGTCCACCATTTGACCAATGAATTAGTTGCAAAAGTTGAAGAACACCTAACTTAA
- a CDS encoding YdcF family protein — protein sequence MFLYLSKIIPLFFYPLGLASVSLIVALITLRKHPRIATSAISLSLVLLLVCSNAWVAKSLVRSLEWQNIPASQIPNAEAIVVLGGATRSPAWPRVMPDLNEAGDRVIYAAQLYFQKKAPIIILSGGRIDWRGSGSPESADMATILTSIGVPSAAIIQEPDSLNTHENAVNVRKILEARQIKKVLLITSATHTPRSLKIFQRQGINVIPAPTDFLVSQGELQELTNTPKAAILNLLPDADNLDQFTSALKEYIGTFIYSLRGWL from the coding sequence ATGTTTTTATATTTATCTAAAATCATCCCACTATTTTTTTACCCGTTAGGATTAGCCAGTGTAAGTTTAATAGTGGCTTTGATCACATTAAGAAAACATCCCCGCATTGCGACTAGCGCTATTTCCTTATCCTTAGTGTTATTGCTAGTTTGTAGCAATGCCTGGGTAGCTAAATCCTTAGTCCGCAGCTTAGAATGGCAAAATATCCCCGCTTCACAAATCCCCAACGCTGAAGCCATTGTCGTCTTAGGAGGTGCAACTAGATCACCAGCGTGGCCCAGGGTAATGCCAGATTTAAACGAAGCAGGCGATCGCGTAATTTATGCAGCACAACTCTATTTTCAGAAAAAAGCCCCTATAATTATCCTGAGCGGTGGTCGCATTGATTGGCGCGGTAGTGGTTCTCCAGAATCAGCAGACATGGCAACTATTCTCACATCCATTGGTGTTCCATCGGCAGCAATTATTCAAGAACCCGATTCCCTCAATACCCATGAAAACGCGGTCAATGTTCGGAAAATCCTCGAAGCTCGTCAAATCAAAAAAGTATTATTAATCACCTCAGCAACACATACACCCCGATCCTTGAAAATTTTTCAACGTCAAGGTATTAATGTCATTCCCGCACCCACCGATTTTCTAGTTAGTCAAGGGGAACTTCAAGAACTTACCAACACTCCTAAAGCCGCAATTCTCAATTTATTACCTGATGCCGATAATTTAGATCAATTCACAAGTGCATTAAAAGAATATATTGGTACTTTTATTTATAGCCTGCGAGGTTGGCTATAG